From one Magnolia sinica isolate HGM2019 chromosome 18, MsV1, whole genome shotgun sequence genomic stretch:
- the LOC131233931 gene encoding leucine carboxyl methyltransferase 1 homolog isoform X7, whose product MSKLASDSHSSTAAVQATNDDASASKLSCVNKGYMKDSYIHFFVRRPVKRSPIINRGYYARWAALRKLLLQFLKSERHGEDRNIKKQILSLGAGFDTTYFQLQEEGIAPHLYVELDFKEVTSKKAALIDSSQLKDKVGQAASISRECVLIYLDPDSSRAIIHPDDAFGEQMIRNLESRGCPLLSIHATPTLQAKERLFLDQGWQKAVAWDMLQIYNNSIDTREKRRVERLELFDEFEEWHMMQEHYCVAYAINDAMGLFQYIGFSNDQHVLVPSPQLPQESEAC is encoded by the exons ATCCTGTGTTAACAAGGGATACATGAAGGATAGTTACATACACTTTTTTGTGAGAAGACCTGTAAAGAGATCTCCAATTATCAATCGCG GATACTATGCTCGTTGGGCTGCTCTTCGAAAGCTTCTCCTTCAGTTTCTCAAGTCTGAAAGACATGGTGAGGACAGAAACATAAAGAAACAGATATTATCTCTTGGAGCTGGCTTTGATACAACCTATTTTCAGTTGCAG GAAGAAGGGATTGCACCACATCTATATGTGGAACTGGACTTTAAGGAG GTGACCAGTAAGAAGGCAGCTCTCATAGACTCCAGTCAGTTGAAGGATAAGGTTGGACAAGCCGCATCCATTTCTCGAG AATGCGTTCTAATATACTTGGATCCAGATTCAAGTCGTGCTATA ATCCATCCAGATGATGCTTTTGGTGAGCAGATGATCAGAAATTTAGAG AGTCGAGGCTGCCCTCTCTTAAGCATACATGCTACACCAACTTTACAAGCTAAGGAAAGACTATTTCTTGACCAGGGTTGGCAG AAAGCTGTTGCttgggatatgcttcaaatttacaATAATTCCATTGATACTCGAGAAAAACGCAG GGTTGAACGGTTGGAATTGTTCGACGAATTTGAAGAGTGGCACATGATGCAG GAACACTACTGCGTGGCCTATGCAATAAACGACGCAATG GGATTGTTCCAGTATATTGGATTCTCCAACGACCAGCACGTGCTCGTTCCATCTCCACAGCTTCCTCAGGAAAGTGAGGCCTGCTGA
- the LOC131233931 gene encoding leucine carboxyl methyltransferase 1 homolog isoform X3, giving the protein MSKLASDSHSSTAAVQATNDDASASKLSCVNKGYMKDSYIHFFVRRPVKRSPIINRGYYARWAALRKLLLQFLKSERHGEDRNIKKQILSLGAGFDTTYFQLQEEGIAPHLYVELDFKEVTSKKAALIDSSQLKDKVGQAASISRERGEVLSDHYKLLPVDLREIQKLDNVIALAELDPCLPTFIIAECVLIYLDPDSSRAIVEWASRTFSTAVFFLYEQIHPDDAFGEQMIRNLEKAVAWDMLQIYNNSIDTREKRRVERLELFDEFEEWHMMQEHYCVAYAINDAMGLFQYIGFSNDQHVLVPSPQLPQESEAC; this is encoded by the exons ATCCTGTGTTAACAAGGGATACATGAAGGATAGTTACATACACTTTTTTGTGAGAAGACCTGTAAAGAGATCTCCAATTATCAATCGCG GATACTATGCTCGTTGGGCTGCTCTTCGAAAGCTTCTCCTTCAGTTTCTCAAGTCTGAAAGACATGGTGAGGACAGAAACATAAAGAAACAGATATTATCTCTTGGAGCTGGCTTTGATACAACCTATTTTCAGTTGCAG GAAGAAGGGATTGCACCACATCTATATGTGGAACTGGACTTTAAGGAG GTGACCAGTAAGAAGGCAGCTCTCATAGACTCCAGTCAGTTGAAGGATAAGGTTGGACAAGCCGCATCCATTTCTCGAG AAAGAGGGGAAGTACTGAGTGATCATTACAAACTACTTCCTGTCGATCTTCGTGagattcaaaaattagataatgTTATAGCTCTGGCAGAGTTGGATCCCTG CTTGCCAACATTTATAATTGCAGAATGCGTTCTAATATACTTGGATCCAGATTCAAGTCGTGCTATAGTTGAGTGGGCTTCAAGAACATTCTCTACTGCAGTATTTTTCTTATATGAGCAG ATCCATCCAGATGATGCTTTTGGTGAGCAGATGATCAGAAATTTAGAG AAAGCTGTTGCttgggatatgcttcaaatttacaATAATTCCATTGATACTCGAGAAAAACGCAG GGTTGAACGGTTGGAATTGTTCGACGAATTTGAAGAGTGGCACATGATGCAG GAACACTACTGCGTGGCCTATGCAATAAACGACGCAATG GGATTGTTCCAGTATATTGGATTCTCCAACGACCAGCACGTGCTCGTTCCATCTCCACAGCTTCCTCAGGAAAGTGAGGCCTGCTGA
- the LOC131233931 gene encoding leucine carboxyl methyltransferase 1 homolog isoform X1, with protein MSKLASDSHSSTAAVQATNDDASASKLSCVNKGYMKDSYIHFFVRRPVKRSPIINRGYYARWAALRKLLLQFLKSERHGEDRNIKKQILSLGAGFDTTYFQLQEEGIAPHLYVELDFKEVTSKKAALIDSSQLKDKVGQAASISRERGEVLSDHYKLLPVDLREIQKLDNVIALAELDPCLPTFIIAECVLIYLDPDSSRAIVEWASRTFSTAVFFLYEQIHPDDAFGEQMIRNLESRGCPLLSIHATPTLQAKERLFLDQGWQKAVAWDMLQIYNNSIDTREKRRVERLELFDEFEEWHMMQEHYCVAYAINDAMGLFQYIGFSNDQHVLVPSPQLPQESEAC; from the exons ATCCTGTGTTAACAAGGGATACATGAAGGATAGTTACATACACTTTTTTGTGAGAAGACCTGTAAAGAGATCTCCAATTATCAATCGCG GATACTATGCTCGTTGGGCTGCTCTTCGAAAGCTTCTCCTTCAGTTTCTCAAGTCTGAAAGACATGGTGAGGACAGAAACATAAAGAAACAGATATTATCTCTTGGAGCTGGCTTTGATACAACCTATTTTCAGTTGCAG GAAGAAGGGATTGCACCACATCTATATGTGGAACTGGACTTTAAGGAG GTGACCAGTAAGAAGGCAGCTCTCATAGACTCCAGTCAGTTGAAGGATAAGGTTGGACAAGCCGCATCCATTTCTCGAG AAAGAGGGGAAGTACTGAGTGATCATTACAAACTACTTCCTGTCGATCTTCGTGagattcaaaaattagataatgTTATAGCTCTGGCAGAGTTGGATCCCTG CTTGCCAACATTTATAATTGCAGAATGCGTTCTAATATACTTGGATCCAGATTCAAGTCGTGCTATAGTTGAGTGGGCTTCAAGAACATTCTCTACTGCAGTATTTTTCTTATATGAGCAG ATCCATCCAGATGATGCTTTTGGTGAGCAGATGATCAGAAATTTAGAG AGTCGAGGCTGCCCTCTCTTAAGCATACATGCTACACCAACTTTACAAGCTAAGGAAAGACTATTTCTTGACCAGGGTTGGCAG AAAGCTGTTGCttgggatatgcttcaaatttacaATAATTCCATTGATACTCGAGAAAAACGCAG GGTTGAACGGTTGGAATTGTTCGACGAATTTGAAGAGTGGCACATGATGCAG GAACACTACTGCGTGGCCTATGCAATAAACGACGCAATG GGATTGTTCCAGTATATTGGATTCTCCAACGACCAGCACGTGCTCGTTCCATCTCCACAGCTTCCTCAGGAAAGTGAGGCCTGCTGA
- the LOC131233931 gene encoding leucine carboxyl methyltransferase 1 homolog isoform X4 — protein MKDSYIHFFVRRPVKRSPIINRGYYARWAALRKLLLQFLKSERHGEDRNIKKQILSLGAGFDTTYFQLQEEGIAPHLYVELDFKEVTSKKAALIDSSQLKDKVGQAASISRERGEVLSDHYKLLPVDLREIQKLDNVIALAELDPCLPTFIIAECVLIYLDPDSSRAIVEWASRTFSTAVFFLYEQIHPDDAFGEQMIRNLESRGCPLLSIHATPTLQAKERLFLDQGWQKAVAWDMLQIYNNSIDTREKRRVERLELFDEFEEWHMMQEHYCVAYAINDAMGLFQYIGFSNDQHVLVPSPQLPQESEAC, from the exons ATGAAGGATAGTTACATACACTTTTTTGTGAGAAGACCTGTAAAGAGATCTCCAATTATCAATCGCG GATACTATGCTCGTTGGGCTGCTCTTCGAAAGCTTCTCCTTCAGTTTCTCAAGTCTGAAAGACATGGTGAGGACAGAAACATAAAGAAACAGATATTATCTCTTGGAGCTGGCTTTGATACAACCTATTTTCAGTTGCAG GAAGAAGGGATTGCACCACATCTATATGTGGAACTGGACTTTAAGGAG GTGACCAGTAAGAAGGCAGCTCTCATAGACTCCAGTCAGTTGAAGGATAAGGTTGGACAAGCCGCATCCATTTCTCGAG AAAGAGGGGAAGTACTGAGTGATCATTACAAACTACTTCCTGTCGATCTTCGTGagattcaaaaattagataatgTTATAGCTCTGGCAGAGTTGGATCCCTG CTTGCCAACATTTATAATTGCAGAATGCGTTCTAATATACTTGGATCCAGATTCAAGTCGTGCTATAGTTGAGTGGGCTTCAAGAACATTCTCTACTGCAGTATTTTTCTTATATGAGCAG ATCCATCCAGATGATGCTTTTGGTGAGCAGATGATCAGAAATTTAGAG AGTCGAGGCTGCCCTCTCTTAAGCATACATGCTACACCAACTTTACAAGCTAAGGAAAGACTATTTCTTGACCAGGGTTGGCAG AAAGCTGTTGCttgggatatgcttcaaatttacaATAATTCCATTGATACTCGAGAAAAACGCAG GGTTGAACGGTTGGAATTGTTCGACGAATTTGAAGAGTGGCACATGATGCAG GAACACTACTGCGTGGCCTATGCAATAAACGACGCAATG GGATTGTTCCAGTATATTGGATTCTCCAACGACCAGCACGTGCTCGTTCCATCTCCACAGCTTCCTCAGGAAAGTGAGGCCTGCTGA
- the LOC131233931 gene encoding leucine carboxyl methyltransferase 1 homolog isoform X6, translating into MSKLASDSHSSTAAVQATNDDASASKLSCVNKGYMKDSYIHFFVRRPVKRSPIINRGYYARWAALRKLLLQFLKSERHGEDRNIKKQILSLGAGFDTTYFQLQEEGIAPHLYVELDFKEVTSKKAALIDSSQLKDKVGQAASISRERGEVLSDHYKLLPVDLREIQKLDNVIALAELDPCLPTFIIAECVLIYLDPDSSRAIIHPDDAFGEQMIRNLEKAVAWDMLQIYNNSIDTREKRRVERLELFDEFEEWHMMQEHYCVAYAINDAMGLFQYIGFSNDQHVLVPSPQLPQESEAC; encoded by the exons ATCCTGTGTTAACAAGGGATACATGAAGGATAGTTACATACACTTTTTTGTGAGAAGACCTGTAAAGAGATCTCCAATTATCAATCGCG GATACTATGCTCGTTGGGCTGCTCTTCGAAAGCTTCTCCTTCAGTTTCTCAAGTCTGAAAGACATGGTGAGGACAGAAACATAAAGAAACAGATATTATCTCTTGGAGCTGGCTTTGATACAACCTATTTTCAGTTGCAG GAAGAAGGGATTGCACCACATCTATATGTGGAACTGGACTTTAAGGAG GTGACCAGTAAGAAGGCAGCTCTCATAGACTCCAGTCAGTTGAAGGATAAGGTTGGACAAGCCGCATCCATTTCTCGAG AAAGAGGGGAAGTACTGAGTGATCATTACAAACTACTTCCTGTCGATCTTCGTGagattcaaaaattagataatgTTATAGCTCTGGCAGAGTTGGATCCCTG CTTGCCAACATTTATAATTGCAGAATGCGTTCTAATATACTTGGATCCAGATTCAAGTCGTGCTATA ATCCATCCAGATGATGCTTTTGGTGAGCAGATGATCAGAAATTTAGAG AAAGCTGTTGCttgggatatgcttcaaatttacaATAATTCCATTGATACTCGAGAAAAACGCAG GGTTGAACGGTTGGAATTGTTCGACGAATTTGAAGAGTGGCACATGATGCAG GAACACTACTGCGTGGCCTATGCAATAAACGACGCAATG GGATTGTTCCAGTATATTGGATTCTCCAACGACCAGCACGTGCTCGTTCCATCTCCACAGCTTCCTCAGGAAAGTGAGGCCTGCTGA
- the LOC131233931 gene encoding leucine carboxyl methyltransferase 1 homolog isoform X2, whose amino-acid sequence MSKLASDSHSSTAAVQATNDDASASKLSCVNKGYMKDSYIHFFVRRPVKRSPIINRGYYARWAALRKLLLQFLKSERHGEDRNIKKQILSLGAGFDTTYFQLQEEGIAPHLYVELDFKEVTSKKAALIDSSQLKDKVGQAASISRERGEVLSDHYKLLPVDLREIQKLDNVIALAELDPCLPTFIIAECVLIYLDPDSSRAIIHPDDAFGEQMIRNLESRGCPLLSIHATPTLQAKERLFLDQGWQKAVAWDMLQIYNNSIDTREKRRVERLELFDEFEEWHMMQEHYCVAYAINDAMGLFQYIGFSNDQHVLVPSPQLPQESEAC is encoded by the exons ATCCTGTGTTAACAAGGGATACATGAAGGATAGTTACATACACTTTTTTGTGAGAAGACCTGTAAAGAGATCTCCAATTATCAATCGCG GATACTATGCTCGTTGGGCTGCTCTTCGAAAGCTTCTCCTTCAGTTTCTCAAGTCTGAAAGACATGGTGAGGACAGAAACATAAAGAAACAGATATTATCTCTTGGAGCTGGCTTTGATACAACCTATTTTCAGTTGCAG GAAGAAGGGATTGCACCACATCTATATGTGGAACTGGACTTTAAGGAG GTGACCAGTAAGAAGGCAGCTCTCATAGACTCCAGTCAGTTGAAGGATAAGGTTGGACAAGCCGCATCCATTTCTCGAG AAAGAGGGGAAGTACTGAGTGATCATTACAAACTACTTCCTGTCGATCTTCGTGagattcaaaaattagataatgTTATAGCTCTGGCAGAGTTGGATCCCTG CTTGCCAACATTTATAATTGCAGAATGCGTTCTAATATACTTGGATCCAGATTCAAGTCGTGCTATA ATCCATCCAGATGATGCTTTTGGTGAGCAGATGATCAGAAATTTAGAG AGTCGAGGCTGCCCTCTCTTAAGCATACATGCTACACCAACTTTACAAGCTAAGGAAAGACTATTTCTTGACCAGGGTTGGCAG AAAGCTGTTGCttgggatatgcttcaaatttacaATAATTCCATTGATACTCGAGAAAAACGCAG GGTTGAACGGTTGGAATTGTTCGACGAATTTGAAGAGTGGCACATGATGCAG GAACACTACTGCGTGGCCTATGCAATAAACGACGCAATG GGATTGTTCCAGTATATTGGATTCTCCAACGACCAGCACGTGCTCGTTCCATCTCCACAGCTTCCTCAGGAAAGTGAGGCCTGCTGA
- the LOC131233931 gene encoding leucine carboxyl methyltransferase 1 homolog isoform X5, whose amino-acid sequence MSKLASDSHSSTAAVQATNDDASASKLSCVNKGYMKDSYIHFFVRRPVKRSPIINRGYYARWAALRKLLLQFLKSERHGEDRNIKKQILSLGAGFDTTYFQLQEEGIAPHLYVELDFKEVTSKKAALIDSSQLKDKVGQAASISRECVLIYLDPDSSRAIVEWASRTFSTAVFFLYEQIHPDDAFGEQMIRNLESRGCPLLSIHATPTLQAKERLFLDQGWQKAVAWDMLQIYNNSIDTREKRRVERLELFDEFEEWHMMQEHYCVAYAINDAMGLFQYIGFSNDQHVLVPSPQLPQESEAC is encoded by the exons ATCCTGTGTTAACAAGGGATACATGAAGGATAGTTACATACACTTTTTTGTGAGAAGACCTGTAAAGAGATCTCCAATTATCAATCGCG GATACTATGCTCGTTGGGCTGCTCTTCGAAAGCTTCTCCTTCAGTTTCTCAAGTCTGAAAGACATGGTGAGGACAGAAACATAAAGAAACAGATATTATCTCTTGGAGCTGGCTTTGATACAACCTATTTTCAGTTGCAG GAAGAAGGGATTGCACCACATCTATATGTGGAACTGGACTTTAAGGAG GTGACCAGTAAGAAGGCAGCTCTCATAGACTCCAGTCAGTTGAAGGATAAGGTTGGACAAGCCGCATCCATTTCTCGAG AATGCGTTCTAATATACTTGGATCCAGATTCAAGTCGTGCTATAGTTGAGTGGGCTTCAAGAACATTCTCTACTGCAGTATTTTTCTTATATGAGCAG ATCCATCCAGATGATGCTTTTGGTGAGCAGATGATCAGAAATTTAGAG AGTCGAGGCTGCCCTCTCTTAAGCATACATGCTACACCAACTTTACAAGCTAAGGAAAGACTATTTCTTGACCAGGGTTGGCAG AAAGCTGTTGCttgggatatgcttcaaatttacaATAATTCCATTGATACTCGAGAAAAACGCAG GGTTGAACGGTTGGAATTGTTCGACGAATTTGAAGAGTGGCACATGATGCAG GAACACTACTGCGTGGCCTATGCAATAAACGACGCAATG GGATTGTTCCAGTATATTGGATTCTCCAACGACCAGCACGTGCTCGTTCCATCTCCACAGCTTCCTCAGGAAAGTGAGGCCTGCTGA